Proteins co-encoded in one Flavivirga eckloniae genomic window:
- the bamA gene encoding outer membrane protein assembly factor BamA gives MKLLLNIKKENDDLGKQVNNLANTSFLATYLKHSIAILLFISSFNIQGQELQYSQSKKYSIGAITVSGNTSFSEQTIVTYSGLKKGKEITIPGEDISRAIKKLWKSKLFSDIEVYVTKIEGDTAFLEIKLSDLPQLNEIKINGVRNSKKEGIINDNKLKKGTKVTENLITNTKNFLINKYKKEGFLNSKVHINTIEVKDSIKVARVNMVLNIDKGEKVKIKDITFTGNSVFKDKKLRKKMKSTKQINRLRILKRSKFIDSAYQADLSSVIEKYKENGYRDARILSDSLIINDDKTISLKIAVNEGELYTFGDITFIGNTVYSNEYLSRILRIKKGDTYNGILLQERIQDNSKPDAIDIANQYQNNGYLFSTINPVEVSADNNVIDMEIRISEGKPAYFNNVSISGNDKTNDHVVYREIRTRPGQLYSKSNVVRTIRELGQLGFFDAQEITPDIKNPNPNEGTVDINYVVKETGSSQIELQGGYGGGGFIGTLGLSFNNFSIKDILKKDAYKPIPMGDGQKLALRLQASRFFQTYSFSFSEPWLGGKRPVQFSSSLSHTKQFLFNPQSRRPDKDRSFNITGITFGLAKRLSVPDDFFTLSQAISFQRYDLNNYNTGLFTFGDGYSNNLSYTIGLSRNNTRVDPIFPTGGSNFAVTAKLSIPYSLFNGIDYKALKEERDENQLITRDGSQSLFAQRSAQDRIAEIDQERYKWLEFYKVSFKGDWYNEVIPNSNLVLKPSVEFGFLGAYDNDRGVIPFERFFVGGNGLGNYSLDGRETVQLRGYPDQSLSDQDGSTIYNKFSLELRYPITLKASAKIYALTFLEGGASYNNFRDYNPFNLKRSAGVGVRIFMPAFGLLGIDFGHRFDDIPGQPGSSQKWETHFIIGQRF, from the coding sequence ATGAAGCTATTATTGAATATCAAAAAAGAGAACGACGATTTGGGAAAACAAGTGAACAACTTAGCTAACACTTCATTTTTAGCAACATACTTAAAGCATAGCATAGCAATATTACTTTTTATAAGTAGCTTTAACATACAAGGACAAGAATTACAGTATAGTCAAAGTAAAAAATACTCTATAGGAGCCATTACTGTTTCTGGAAATACTTCATTTAGTGAACAAACCATAGTTACGTATTCGGGTTTAAAAAAAGGAAAAGAAATTACTATTCCTGGAGAAGATATTAGTAGAGCTATTAAGAAGCTTTGGAAATCAAAATTATTTAGCGATATAGAAGTATACGTTACCAAAATAGAAGGTGATACTGCCTTTTTAGAAATAAAACTATCCGATTTACCTCAACTTAACGAAATCAAAATTAACGGTGTAAGAAATTCTAAAAAAGAAGGTATCATTAACGATAATAAACTAAAAAAAGGTACCAAAGTAACCGAAAACCTTATAACGAATACCAAGAACTTTTTAATTAACAAATACAAAAAAGAAGGTTTCTTAAATTCTAAAGTACACATTAACACTATAGAGGTAAAAGACTCTATAAAAGTAGCACGTGTTAATATGGTACTTAACATCGATAAGGGCGAAAAAGTTAAAATTAAGGACATTACTTTTACTGGTAATTCGGTTTTTAAAGACAAGAAGCTTAGAAAAAAAATGAAAAGCACTAAGCAAATAAATCGTCTAAGAATTTTAAAACGTTCAAAGTTTATTGATTCTGCTTATCAGGCAGATTTATCATCTGTAATAGAAAAATATAAAGAAAACGGCTATAGAGATGCTCGTATCTTATCAGATAGTTTAATAATTAACGACGATAAAACCATATCGCTTAAAATAGCTGTAAACGAAGGTGAATTATACACTTTTGGAGATATAACATTTATTGGGAACACCGTTTATAGCAACGAATATTTAAGCAGGATACTTCGTATTAAAAAAGGTGATACCTATAATGGTATTTTGCTACAAGAGCGTATTCAAGATAATTCTAAACCAGATGCTATAGATATTGCAAACCAATATCAAAACAATGGTTATTTGTTTTCTACTATAAATCCAGTAGAAGTAAGTGCCGACAATAATGTTATAGATATGGAAATTAGAATATCTGAAGGGAAGCCTGCTTATTTTAATAACGTATCCATATCTGGAAACGACAAAACAAACGATCATGTAGTATATCGTGAAATTAGAACGCGTCCAGGACAGTTATACAGTAAATCTAATGTAGTACGTACTATTAGAGAATTGGGGCAATTAGGCTTTTTTGATGCTCAGGAAATAACTCCAGATATTAAAAACCCTAACCCTAACGAAGGTACCGTAGATATTAATTACGTAGTTAAAGAAACCGGATCTAGTCAAATAGAATTACAAGGTGGTTATGGTGGCGGTGGCTTTATTGGTACACTTGGATTATCTTTTAATAACTTTTCAATAAAAGACATCTTAAAAAAAGATGCTTACAAACCAATCCCTATGGGAGATGGACAAAAGCTGGCGCTACGCTTACAGGCAAGTCGTTTCTTTCAAACCTATAGCTTCTCCTTTTCAGAGCCATGGTTAGGAGGTAAAAGACCAGTACAGTTTTCATCATCGTTATCGCATACCAAGCAGTTTTTGTTTAATCCACAAAGCAGAAGACCCGATAAAGACAGAAGTTTTAACATTACCGGAATTACATTTGGTTTAGCTAAACGTTTATCTGTACCAGATGATTTTTTCACCCTATCTCAGGCTATTAGTTTTCAACGTTACGATTTGAATAACTACAACACAGGGTTATTTACTTTTGGAGATGGTTACTCAAATAATTTATCGTACACCATAGGTCTAAGTAGAAATAACACTAGAGTAGACCCGATATTTCCAACCGGAGGATCTAATTTTGCCGTAACCGCTAAACTTAGTATTCCTTATTCCTTATTTAATGGCATCGATTACAAAGCTCTTAAAGAAGAACGCGATGAAAACCAATTAATAACAAGAGATGGTAGTCAATCCCTTTTTGCTCAAAGAAGTGCGCAAGACAGAATCGCAGAAATAGATCAAGAACGTTATAAATGGTTAGAATTTTATAAAGTAAGCTTTAAAGGCGATTGGTATAACGAAGTTATTCCTAATAGTAACCTTGTTCTTAAACCAAGTGTAGAATTTGGCTTTTTAGGAGCTTACGATAATGATAGAGGTGTTATTCCTTTCGAGCGTTTCTTTGTAGGTGGTAATGGCTTAGGAAACTATAGTTTGGATGGAAGAGAAACTGTACAATTACGTGGTTATCCAGATCAATCGTTATCAGATCAAGATGGTAGTACTATTTACAACAAATTTTCCTTAGAGCTTCGTTATCCAATAACATTAAAAGCTTCTGCTAAAATTTATGCACTAACCTTTTTAGAAGGTGGTGCATCTTATAATAATTTTAGAGATTACAACCCATTTAATCTTAAACGTTCTGCAGGTGTTGGTGTTCGTATTTTCATGCCAGCATTTGGGTTATTAGGTATTGATTTTGGTCATCGTTTCGACGATATTCCAGGACAACCAGGATCCAGTCAGAAATGGGAAACTCACTTCATAATTGGACAAAGGTTTTAA
- a CDS encoding OmpH family outer membrane protein: protein MKQLKTLLLATALCIGSLSLTQAQSKVAHINTQELIAAMPEAKAAQAELEALGKTYQTDMQAMGTEYQNTVKQFDAEANTKTDEENQKRYVELQEKQQRIQQFRADAQQDLAKKEAELFKPIQEKAFAAINKVSKALGYEYVLERTTLIVAEGKDILPEVKKELGI, encoded by the coding sequence ATGAAACAATTAAAAACTCTTTTATTAGCAACTGCATTATGCATTGGATCTTTAAGCTTAACCCAAGCCCAAAGCAAAGTTGCACATATAAATACCCAAGAGCTAATAGCTGCAATGCCTGAAGCTAAAGCAGCACAAGCAGAGCTTGAAGCTTTGGGAAAAACATATCAAACCGATATGCAAGCTATGGGTACGGAGTATCAAAATACAGTAAAACAATTTGATGCCGAAGCTAATACTAAAACAGATGAGGAAAACCAAAAGAGATATGTTGAGCTTCAAGAAAAACAACAACGTATCCAACAATTTAGAGCAGATGCACAACAAGATTTAGCTAAAAAAGAAGCTGAATTATTTAAGCCTATTCAGGAAAAAGCATTTGCAGCTATAAACAAAGTTTCTAAAGCACTTGGATATGAATATGTTTTAGAAAGAACTACATTAATCGTAGCAGAAGGTAAAGATATTTTACCTGAGGTAAAAAAAGAACTAGGCATATAA
- a CDS encoding isoprenyl transferase: MDIKESILNKTLPKHIAIIMDGNGRWAKQKGMIRAFGHENGTKSVRSTVESCAELGIKHLTLYAFSTENWNRPKLEVQTLMKLLVSSLKKEIKTLQDNNIKLAALGNLNSLPKKVYEELNHVIENTKHNKRMTLNLALSYGSREEILNTVKEISIKVKNNIISPENIDESIINEHLYTHNLPDVDLLIRTSGEQRISNFLLWQIAYAELYFTNVLWPDFTKQHLYEAIIEYQKRERRFGKTSEQLS, encoded by the coding sequence GAAAGCATACTAAACAAAACACTACCAAAACATATTGCCATTATAATGGATGGCAACGGACGCTGGGCTAAGCAAAAAGGCATGATACGTGCCTTTGGTCATGAAAACGGTACAAAATCTGTGCGGAGCACTGTAGAATCCTGTGCGGAACTTGGTATTAAGCACTTAACCCTTTATGCCTTTTCTACTGAAAACTGGAATAGACCAAAATTAGAAGTGCAAACTTTAATGAAACTTTTAGTGTCTTCTTTAAAAAAAGAAATAAAAACACTTCAAGATAACAATATTAAACTAGCAGCTTTAGGAAATTTAAATTCGCTTCCTAAAAAAGTTTACGAAGAGCTCAATCATGTTATAGAAAACACAAAACATAACAAAAGAATGACTCTCAACCTTGCATTGAGTTATGGTTCTAGGGAAGAAATACTAAACACTGTTAAAGAAATTAGTATTAAAGTTAAAAATAATATAATTTCGCCGGAAAATATTGATGAATCAATTATAAATGAGCATCTTTACACGCATAATTTACCGGACGTAGATTTACTCATTAGAACAAGTGGGGAACAGCGTATAAGCAACTTTTTGCTTTGGCAAATAGCCTACGCCGAATTATATTTTACAAATGTATTGTGGCCTGATTTTACAAAACAACATTTGTATGAAGCTATTATTGAATATCAAAAAAGAGAACGACGATTTGGGAAAACAAGTGAACAACTTAGCTAA
- a CDS encoding OmpH family outer membrane protein codes for MKNKVLFLLTLILTISSFSMHAQRGVRIAYIDTEYILENVPEYQEATAQLNQKADKWKNEISSKLGAVEQKRKDLSNEKALLTKELIDEREEDIAFEEKEILDYQQKRFGPNGDLFIQKKQLMQPIQDQIFAAVQDMASSRKYDFIFDKSSDAVMLFSAKRFDLSDQILRSITRSSKRKQAKSKAERRAAKEEELVPEINYELEERQKALEEKKAERESAIEKRRNEILAAREAKKKEAEARRQKIMEDRQKARQAKIDARNKTTETETETAPTDKEAENEGGNENTAKPEDETKPAETQTKTKAQLIEENRQRKLKEREARKKALEERKKKILEDRQKAKDSLNKN; via the coding sequence ATGAAAAATAAAGTTCTTTTTTTACTGACATTAATTCTTACAATAAGTAGTTTTTCAATGCATGCACAACGCGGTGTAAGAATTGCTTATATAGATACTGAATATATTTTAGAGAACGTTCCAGAATACCAAGAAGCCACGGCTCAATTGAATCAAAAAGCAGATAAATGGAAAAATGAAATTAGTTCAAAACTTGGAGCTGTTGAACAAAAGCGAAAAGATTTAAGTAATGAGAAAGCGCTTTTAACAAAAGAACTTATTGATGAAAGAGAAGAAGATATAGCTTTTGAAGAAAAGGAAATTCTTGACTATCAGCAAAAGCGTTTCGGTCCTAATGGCGATTTGTTTATTCAAAAAAAGCAATTAATGCAGCCCATTCAAGATCAAATTTTTGCAGCAGTTCAAGATATGGCGTCAAGTAGAAAGTATGATTTTATTTTTGATAAATCGTCAGATGCAGTGATGCTGTTCTCGGCAAAGCGGTTCGACTTAAGTGATCAAATATTAAGAAGCATTACAAGATCGTCGAAACGTAAACAAGCCAAATCTAAAGCAGAGCGAAGGGCTGCTAAAGAAGAAGAGCTCGTTCCAGAAATTAATTACGAATTAGAAGAACGTCAAAAAGCATTAGAAGAGAAAAAGGCAGAACGCGAAAGTGCTATCGAAAAGCGCAGAAATGAAATTCTAGCTGCTCGAGAAGCAAAGAAAAAAGAAGCAGAAGCCAGACGACAAAAAATAATGGAAGATCGTCAAAAAGCAAGACAAGCAAAAATTGACGCCAGAAATAAAACAACGGAAACGGAAACGGAAACTGCTCCTACAGATAAAGAAGCAGAAAATGAAGGAGGTAATGAAAATACTGCAAAACCAGAAGACGAGACTAAACCAGCTGAAACGCAGACAAAAACCAAAGCACAACTTATTGAAGAAAATAGACAACGAAAATTAAAAGAAAGAGAGGCTCGAAAAAAAGCTTTAGAAGAAAGAAAGAAAAAAATATTAGAAGATCGTCAGAAAGCGAAAGACAGCTTAAACAAAAATTAA
- the murI gene encoding glutamate racemase — protein MSKQPIGIFDSGVGGTSIWKAINTLLPNEDTIYLADSANAPYGPKGKEIITNLSIKNTELLISKGCKLIVVACNTATTNSIDYLRDTYNIPFIGIEPAIKPAALQTKNNAVGILATKGTLSSALFSKTSGRFASNVNVIEQVGEGIVELIENGKLQSEEMKTLLKTYLKPMIDANIDYLVLGCTHYPYLISLLTKLLPSHVKIIDSGEAVARQTKAILKKNDLLNGESSNSKNQFYTNGDPEIMQSLLNSSSAVVEYLDF, from the coding sequence ATGAGCAAACAACCCATTGGTATTTTCGATTCTGGTGTTGGCGGCACCTCCATTTGGAAAGCTATTAACACGCTTTTACCTAACGAAGACACAATTTATTTAGCCGATAGTGCTAACGCTCCTTATGGTCCAAAAGGAAAAGAGATCATTACTAATTTAAGTATTAAAAATACTGAGCTCTTAATTAGCAAAGGCTGTAAACTTATTGTAGTGGCATGCAATACAGCTACCACTAATTCCATAGACTACTTAAGAGATACTTATAATATTCCTTTTATTGGTATTGAACCCGCCATAAAGCCTGCCGCTTTACAAACGAAAAACAATGCTGTTGGTATTTTAGCTACCAAGGGCACTTTAAGCAGTGCCTTATTTTCTAAAACGTCTGGTAGGTTTGCCAGCAATGTAAATGTTATTGAACAAGTTGGAGAAGGTATTGTAGAACTTATAGAAAATGGCAAGTTACAATCTGAGGAAATGAAAACCCTCTTAAAAACCTACCTAAAACCAATGATTGATGCCAACATCGATTATTTAGTTTTGGGATGTACCCATTACCCCTATTTAATATCGTTATTAACTAAATTGCTTCCCAGTCATGTTAAAATTATAGACTCTGGCGAGGCTGTCGCAAGGCAAACAAAAGCGATCCTGAAAAAAAACGATTTACTGAATGGTGAATCTTCTAATAGTAAAAATCAATTTTACACGAATGGTGATCCTGAAATTATGCAATCGCTTTTAAATTCTTCTAGCGCAGTTGTTGAATATTTAGATTTTTAA
- a CDS encoding gamma carbonic anhydrase family protein: protein MPVIKPVRGKSPQIPDDCFVADNATIVGEVFMGSQCSIWFSAVVRGDVNFIKMGNKVNIQDGAVIHGTFETSPTTIGNNVSIGHNALVHGCTIHDNVLIGMGSIVMDDCVVESNSIIAAGAVVTKNTRVEAGSIYAGVPAKKVKDISEELISGEINRIADNYIKYSGWFKE from the coding sequence ATGCCAGTTATAAAACCAGTAAGAGGAAAGTCACCTCAAATACCAGACGATTGTTTTGTTGCAGATAATGCCACCATTGTTGGCGAAGTCTTTATGGGAAGCCAATGTAGTATTTGGTTTAGTGCCGTAGTTAGGGGCGATGTAAACTTTATTAAAATGGGTAATAAAGTAAATATACAAGATGGAGCTGTTATTCATGGTACTTTTGAAACGTCTCCAACAACCATTGGAAATAATGTGTCTATTGGTCATAACGCCCTTGTACATGGTTGTACCATTCATGATAACGTTTTAATCGGTATGGGATCGATCGTTATGGACGATTGTGTGGTAGAAAGTAATAGTATTATTGCTGCCGGAGCTGTTGTAACTAAAAATACGAGAGTAGAAGCAGGTAGTATTTATGCAGGGGTTCCTGCAAAAAAGGTAAAGGATATTAGCGAAGAACTTATCTCTGGCGAAATAAATAGAATTGCCGATAACTATATTAAATATTCTGGTTGGTTTAAGGAGTAA
- a CDS encoding LytR/AlgR family response regulator transcription factor, with product MKLTSIIVEDEETSRDILRNYLKKYCPNVEVLGEAANVDEALVLIRNHDLDLVFLDVEMPYGNAFDLLDKVGDINFETVFVTAYNHYAMDALNAHASYYLMKPISIDELIKAVDYVTEIKTKEEALQDQVLVPKTSGVDGKITIPQLDGFEVIDIANILYCKADDNYTEIYLNTNKKKLVSKTLKYFEDALNNASFARVHKSYLVNVNEIVKYIKGKGGSVLLSNGQEIVVSASKKSDLLSYFK from the coding sequence ATGAAACTAACTTCAATTATAGTAGAAGACGAAGAAACGAGCAGAGATATTTTAAGGAATTATCTCAAAAAATATTGCCCTAATGTTGAGGTTTTAGGTGAGGCAGCCAATGTTGACGAGGCTTTGGTTTTAATAAGAAATCACGATTTAGATTTAGTGTTTTTAGATGTAGAAATGCCTTATGGTAATGCGTTTGATTTATTAGACAAGGTTGGCGATATTAATTTTGAAACCGTGTTCGTAACGGCATATAATCATTATGCTATGGATGCTTTGAATGCACATGCTTCCTATTATTTAATGAAACCCATTTCTATAGACGAGCTTATAAAAGCCGTTGATTATGTTACCGAAATTAAAACCAAGGAAGAAGCACTTCAAGATCAGGTTCTTGTTCCGAAAACAAGTGGTGTAGATGGTAAAATTACCATTCCGCAATTAGATGGTTTTGAGGTTATAGATATAGCAAATATTTTGTATTGTAAGGCTGACGATAACTACACAGAAATCTATTTGAATACAAATAAGAAGAAGTTGGTAAGTAAAACACTTAAATACTTTGAAGATGCTTTAAACAATGCTAGTTTTGCACGTGTACACAAATCGTATTTAGTTAATGTAAACGAAATTGTTAAATACATAAAAGGAAAAGGAGGAAGTGTATTGCTTAGTAACGGACAGGAGATTGTAGTGTCGGCTTCTAAGAAATCGGATTTGTTGTCTTATTTTAAGTAA